Proteins found in one Candidatus Woesearchaeota archaeon genomic segment:
- a CDS encoding pyridoxal phosphate-dependent aminotransferase, translating to MKPLSIRSSTIHGSVSLQLNAQYLALKKQGKPAISLGVGEPDFDTPAHIKKAANDALKRGATHYVATAGIPEVREAVAQYFKKYHRVEYTPNEVMVCNGAKQAILNALLVILNPGDEVVIPEPSWFSFAELVKLVGGVPVSCPTENLMVRASLIEQKITHKTRAIILNSPSNPTGEVIPSAELKKIAALVHNRDLFVISDEMYHRYLFAGRHTSIASCKDMYERTFLVNGVSKTYAMTGWRCGFVGAPEQFISAMTRIQDHATGCINVPTQWGVVAALSGTQAPVTAMLKEFEKRRKYILQRLNEINGMVPNNPAGAFYVFPDISEFRCSSFDFCQRLLAEKLVVAIPGSAFGAGGEGHIRLSYATSMKNIKEAMDRIEKFVKKF from the coding sequence ATGAAACCACTATCTATTCGTTCAAGCACGATTCACGGCTCTGTTTCTCTCCAGCTCAATGCCCAATATCTTGCGCTGAAAAAACAAGGCAAGCCAGCCATCAGCCTCGGCGTTGGCGAGCCGGATTTTGACACGCCTGCGCACATCAAGAAAGCAGCGAATGACGCGCTGAAGCGCGGCGCAACGCATTACGTCGCCACTGCCGGCATTCCTGAAGTGCGTGAAGCAGTTGCACAGTACTTCAAAAAATACCATCGCGTAGAATACACTCCCAATGAAGTCATGGTGTGCAATGGCGCAAAACAGGCAATTCTCAATGCGCTTCTCGTCATCCTGAATCCCGGCGATGAAGTCGTGATCCCCGAGCCATCATGGTTCAGTTTTGCCGAGTTGGTGAAACTGGTCGGCGGCGTGCCGGTGTCATGCCCAACTGAAAATTTAATGGTGCGTGCATCGCTGATTGAGCAAAAAATCACCCACAAAACACGAGCCATCATTCTGAACAGCCCGTCGAATCCGACCGGCGAAGTAATTCCATCTGCCGAGCTGAAAAAAATTGCAGCACTTGTGCATAACCGCGACCTTTTTGTTATTTCAGACGAGATGTACCATCGCTACCTGTTTGCCGGCCGACATACCAGCATTGCTTCGTGTAAAGATATGTACGAGCGCACGTTTCTCGTGAACGGCGTTTCAAAAACGTATGCCATGACTGGCTGGCGGTGCGGATTTGTCGGTGCGCCAGAACAGTTTATTTCGGCAATGACGCGGATTCAGGACCACGCAACCGGGTGTATTAATGTACCGACACAGTGGGGGGTGGTTGCCGCACTCTCCGGTACCCAAGCGCCGGTCACTGCCATGCTGAAAGAATTTGAAAAGCGGCGGAAATATATCCTCCAGCGGCTCAATGAAATTAACGGCATGGTGCCGAACAATCCTGCCGGAGCGTTTTATGTATTTCCGGATATTTCCGAATTTCGCTGTTCATCGTTTGATTTCTGCCAGCGCCTGCTCGCCGAGAAATTGGTTGTTGCCATTCCCGGCAGCGCCTTCGGTGCCGGCGGCGAGGGGCATATCCGGCTGAGCTACGCGACCTCGATGAAGAATATTAAAGAAGCGATGGATAGAATAGAAAAATTTGTGAAGAAGTTTTGA
- a CDS encoding fibrillarin-like rRNA/tRNA 2'-O-methyltransferase: MIIPHRLQGVFKENYHLFTQNLVPGVAVYGERLVNHSGIEYREWDVRRSKIGAAIIKEVSQIGIKPGVRVLYLGCASGTTASHVSDIVGKSGFVFALDVAPRPLRDMVLVAEQRENMTVLLADANHPEQYWNKILECDAVFQDIAQKNQVEIFLKNCRMFLKKGGCGILAVKARSIAVQERPSVIFAKVRAELEKEMTIVDYRALDPFEKDHAFFVVKMKE; the protein is encoded by the coding sequence ATGATCATCCCCCACCGGCTCCAAGGAGTTTTCAAGGAAAATTATCATCTCTTCACGCAGAACCTCGTGCCGGGCGTTGCGGTGTACGGTGAACGATTAGTCAACCATAGTGGAATCGAATACCGTGAGTGGGACGTGCGCAGGAGCAAAATCGGCGCCGCGATTATAAAGGAAGTAAGCCAGATTGGAATCAAACCGGGTGTGCGAGTGTTATATTTGGGATGCGCATCAGGAACAACGGCAAGCCATGTCTCTGATATCGTCGGAAAGAGTGGATTTGTGTTTGCCCTTGATGTGGCGCCGCGCCCGCTTCGTGACATGGTACTGGTTGCTGAACAGCGTGAAAATATGACGGTGCTTCTTGCCGATGCAAACCATCCCGAACAGTATTGGAACAAAATCCTTGAATGTGACGCGGTGTTCCAAGACATTGCCCAAAAAAATCAGGTTGAGATATTCCTTAAAAACTGCAGAATGTTTCTGAAAAAAGGCGGCTGTGGCATTCTCGCAGTAAAGGCACGGAGTATTGCAGTACAAGAAAGGCCCAGCGTGATATTTGCCAAGGTGCGCGCCGAACTGGAGAAAGAAATGACGATTGTTGATTACCGAGCGCTGGATCCCTTTGAAAAAGACCACGCATTCTTTGTGGTGAAGATGAAGGAGTAA
- the rdgB gene encoding RdgB/HAM1 family non-canonical purine NTP pyrophosphatase has protein sequence MKHKKEIVFVTTNQHKVKEAQELLKKYTITNVDLQLPELQAPQEEIVIAKASAACLELNKPVVVDDTGFYINALGGMPGQYGAHFIKALGTEKIGKIASIFDDKTVIFKTCVAYAEPGSKPIVFVGEVVGKILDKPRGGNHGFGYDPLFVPDGHTRTYAEMTTEEKNCISQRQQAFLKLAAYLEGKK, from the coding sequence ATGAAACATAAGAAAGAGATTGTGTTTGTCACCACAAACCAACACAAAGTTAAAGAGGCACAAGAGCTTTTGAAAAAGTATACCATCACCAATGTTGATCTCCAGCTCCCTGAACTCCAAGCGCCGCAGGAAGAAATCGTAATTGCAAAAGCAAGCGCTGCCTGTCTTGAATTAAACAAGCCTGTCGTTGTCGATGACACGGGGTTTTATATCAACGCATTGGGTGGCATGCCCGGCCAGTATGGCGCCCATTTTATCAAGGCGTTGGGCACTGAAAAAATCGGCAAAATCGCCAGCATCTTTGACGACAAAACAGTTATATTCAAAACATGCGTCGCCTACGCCGAGCCGGGCAGCAAGCCGATTGTGTTTGTCGGCGAAGTCGTAGGAAAAATACTGGACAAGCCGCGCGGCGGCAATCACGGCTTTGGCTATGACCCGTTATTTGTGCCTGATGGCCACACGCGAACATACGCGGAAATGACGACTGAAGAAAAGAACTGTATCAGCCAGCGCCAACAAGCATTTCTCAAACTTGCAGCGTATCTGGAGGGAAAAAAATGA
- a CDS encoding NOP5/NOP56 family protein, with the protein MNKLVVTTCVGSFVIKHGDGSFRILEEKRFTNKEIIDQPTKYEQELLAKHGAILLKPDVKNFKQLYAGVSAALASGLSDLRKNNLAMTKRAIKLSVTQDNTLIQTSNSISEITKMLNLLAKRLREWYGYTLPEFVDTTESHESFINALATFDRPALMKKLNIREEETMGAALDQKDLEPVHELAQQLNTLVTLRKKHEAYLEKTMRAYCANVTSVAGVAIGAKLIAKAGSLKRLSQFPASTVQLLGAEKALFRHLRTGARSPKYGLIFEHDLVGKLDKKSRGKMARCLADKISIAAKVDYFKGKFVGEQLKRLVEKRCNELRGRK; encoded by the coding sequence ATGAACAAACTCGTTGTAACTACCTGCGTTGGCAGCTTTGTGATTAAGCACGGTGACGGCAGTTTTCGCATTCTTGAAGAAAAAAGATTCACCAATAAAGAGATTATTGATCAGCCAACAAAATATGAGCAGGAACTCCTTGCCAAACATGGCGCAATTCTGTTGAAGCCAGACGTTAAAAATTTCAAACAACTCTATGCCGGCGTGAGCGCTGCGCTCGCCTCCGGGCTTTCCGATCTGCGAAAAAACAATCTTGCGATGACCAAACGGGCCATCAAACTATCAGTAACACAGGACAACACGTTGATACAAACAAGCAACAGCATTAGTGAGATTACCAAGATGCTCAACCTGCTCGCAAAACGCTTGAGGGAATGGTACGGCTACACGCTGCCAGAGTTTGTTGACACGACAGAAAGCCACGAATCGTTTATCAATGCGCTGGCGACGTTCGACCGGCCTGCGCTGATGAAAAAACTAAACATCCGCGAAGAGGAAACCATGGGTGCGGCGCTTGACCAAAAGGACCTTGAGCCGGTGCATGAACTTGCCCAGCAGCTCAATACGCTCGTTACCTTACGAAAAAAACATGAAGCATATCTTGAAAAAACAATGAGAGCCTACTGCGCAAATGTCACCAGCGTCGCAGGTGTTGCCATCGGCGCAAAACTTATTGCCAAGGCAGGCAGCTTGAAACGGCTTTCCCAGTTTCCTGCATCAACCGTCCAGCTCCTCGGCGCGGAAAAAGCATTGTTCCGGCATTTGCGAACAGGAGCGCGCTCGCCAAAATACGGACTGATTTTTGAACACGACTTGGTTGGAAAGCTTGATAAGAAAAGCCGCGGAAAAATGGCACGGTGCCTTGCCGATAAGATTTCAATTGCCGCAAAAGTTGATTATTTCAAAGGGAAATTTGTCGGCGAACAGCTCAAGAGATTGGTGGAGAAAAGGTGCAATGAGTTGAGGGGAAGAAAATGA